From Thermoflavifilum aggregans, a single genomic window includes:
- a CDS encoding SprT-like domain-containing protein produces MARKVEAHLHALSHYLPEGALPRVLDYLQQYKVHLTITLPRQTVLGDYRHPDDYSGHRISINGNLNPYEFLITLLHELAHLIVFIQYGNRVETHGTEWQAVYARLLKEFMALQIFPNDIVHVLNQTLQRPAATKAGEQALARVLRKYNPHKDGLVLIEELQQGEWFTAEDGKLYERGPKLRSRYKCKQLDTGREYLFHALYEVKRWKGNKHREQEK; encoded by the coding sequence ATGGCCAGAAAGGTAGAGGCACATCTGCATGCGTTATCTCATTACCTTCCTGAAGGAGCATTGCCGCGTGTATTGGATTATCTGCAACAATATAAAGTACACTTAACCATTACATTACCCAGGCAAACGGTACTGGGCGATTATCGTCACCCGGATGATTACAGCGGCCATCGTATTTCCATTAACGGAAATCTGAATCCATATGAATTTTTAATTACCCTATTGCATGAGCTGGCTCATCTTATCGTATTTATTCAATATGGCAATCGTGTGGAAACACATGGTACTGAATGGCAAGCTGTTTATGCTCGTTTGCTGAAGGAATTCATGGCTTTGCAAATTTTTCCGAATGATATTGTACACGTATTAAATCAAACCCTGCAACGACCAGCCGCTACCAAAGCAGGCGAACAGGCATTGGCCCGGGTATTGCGAAAATATAATCCGCATAAAGATGGCTTGGTGCTCATTGAAGAATTGCAACAGGGTGAATGGTTTACAGCTGAAGATGGTAAATTGTATGAACGGGGACCTAAACTGCGTTCCCGCTACAAATGCAAACAACTGGATACCGGCAGGGAATATCTGTTTCATGCTTTGTATGAAGTGAAAAGATGGAAAGGAAATAAACACCGGGAACAGGAGAAATGA
- the nirK gene encoding copper-containing nitrite reductase: MKRPNPQNKLSRADFLKTTGLMTIGASLATLAACTNSPSSSQQASSATYDASASSASGTAAIGGEVVEHPEQLPRVAADPAKVPPPPDYTGARTHEIHLVAREVLAELKKGVIFRFMTFNGQVPGPMIRVRQGDTIDLYFTSDPKNKYPHNIDFHSVYGTGGGAVALMCGPGQTRHIRFKVMYPGAFIYHCAVPDLDMHISSGMFGMMVVEPPEGLPPVDREFYIGQHEVYVKPPVNDHTEALFDMDAMMQEIPQYVLFNGAFKGLTSEGYGPMHAKQHERVRIFFVDGGPNLSSSFHPIGNVWTRAWRDGGLANVPEKYLQTINVPPGSCAVVEMDLPIAETIHLADHSITRYARKGLGADIVVSGKANPDIFNDHP; this comes from the coding sequence ATGAAACGACCAAATCCACAAAACAAGTTGAGCCGGGCTGATTTTCTGAAGACCACCGGTTTAATGACGATTGGTGCGAGCCTTGCCACGCTGGCTGCCTGCACCAACTCACCATCTTCCAGTCAACAGGCATCATCAGCAACATATGATGCTTCGGCAAGCTCAGCTTCCGGAACTGCAGCGATTGGGGGTGAAGTGGTGGAACATCCCGAACAACTCCCGCGCGTCGCCGCAGACCCAGCCAAAGTGCCTCCCCCACCTGACTATACAGGCGCGCGTACCCATGAAATTCATTTGGTGGCTCGGGAAGTACTAGCTGAATTAAAGAAGGGAGTGATTTTTCGTTTTATGACATTTAACGGACAGGTGCCTGGTCCTATGATTCGTGTGCGGCAGGGTGATACCATTGATTTGTATTTTACCAGTGATCCGAAAAACAAGTATCCGCATAATATTGATTTTCATTCGGTGTATGGAACCGGTGGTGGTGCTGTAGCGCTGATGTGTGGTCCCGGACAAACACGTCATATCCGGTTTAAAGTGATGTATCCCGGCGCATTTATATATCATTGCGCAGTACCTGATCTTGACATGCATATCAGTTCAGGGATGTTTGGAATGATGGTGGTAGAACCACCGGAAGGATTGCCCCCTGTAGATCGGGAATTTTATATCGGGCAGCATGAAGTGTATGTGAAGCCTCCGGTAAATGATCATACCGAAGCGTTGTTTGATATGGATGCTATGATGCAGGAAATTCCGCAATATGTGTTGTTTAACGGTGCATTTAAAGGCCTAACCAGCGAAGGTTATGGCCCCATGCATGCCAAACAGCATGAACGGGTACGTATCTTTTTTGTAGATGGGGGTCCCAATCTGTCGAGCAGTTTTCACCCGATTGGTAATGTATGGACGCGTGCATGGCGCGACGGAGGATTGGCCAATGTCCCTGAAAAATATCTGCAGACCATCAACGTTCCTCCAGGAAGTTGTGCAGTAGTGGAAATGGATCTGCCAATTGCAGAGACTATTCATCTAGCCGATCATTCGATTACCCGTTACGCCAGAAAAGGGTTGGGAGCTGATATTGTTGTAAGCGGGAAAGCCAATCCGGATATTTTCAATGATCATCCCTGA
- the pncA gene encoding bifunctional nicotinamidase/pyrazinamidase: protein MQALILVDIQQDFLPGGALAVPEGDRIIPVVNEMQADYPLVIATQDWHPVNHMSFAVNHPGRKPFDVIEWKGMSQTLWPVHCVQNSPGAEFSPLLQTDRVEAIFRKGTDPDIDSYSGFFDNGHLKSTGLAGYLREKGVDEVVIAGLAGDICVFYTAMDALEQGFKATIIRRAVQPLHEKDFQERMQQFQAKGGKLISG from the coding sequence ATGCAGGCATTGATACTGGTAGATATTCAACAAGATTTTTTACCTGGCGGTGCACTGGCTGTGCCGGAAGGTGACCGCATCATTCCTGTGGTAAACGAAATGCAGGCTGATTATCCTCTGGTGATTGCAACGCAGGATTGGCATCCAGTGAATCACATGAGTTTTGCCGTAAACCATCCGGGCCGCAAGCCTTTTGATGTCATCGAATGGAAAGGGATGTCACAAACCCTCTGGCCTGTACATTGCGTGCAGAACAGCCCGGGTGCTGAATTCTCGCCTTTGCTGCAAACCGATAGGGTAGAAGCTATTTTCAGGAAAGGAACTGATCCGGATATAGACAGTTACAGCGGATTCTTTGACAATGGTCATCTCAAATCCACTGGCTTGGCAGGTTATCTGCGTGAAAAAGGTGTGGATGAAGTGGTAATTGCCGGCCTTGCAGGCGATATCTGCGTGTTTTATACAGCCATGGATGCCCTGGAACAGGGTTTTAAAGCTACGATCATCCGCAGGGCTGTACAACCATTGCATGAAAAAGATTTTCAGGAACGCATGCAGCAATTCCAGGCAAAAGGAGGAAAGCTAATCTCCGGCTAA
- a CDS encoding nicotinate phosphoribosyltransferase, translated as MNTYSITGSYTDLYELVMAQAYFLENRHHTPAVFDYFFRKIPFDGGYVIFAGLHELLDILEEWTFSEQDIDYLRETLHLHPDFLDYVREFRFNGNIYACREGEVVFPFEPVVRVEASILEAQMLETLLLNILNFQSLIATKAARIRYVSGDKVLSEFGFRRAQGLAGIMAARAAVIGGFQSTSNVYAGERYGIPVVGTMAHSFVQSYESELAAFRAFARHHPQDCIFLVDTYDTLHSGIPNAIAVAKEMEQEGKRALGIRLDSGDLAYLSRKARTMLDEAGLTYMKIVVSNQLDEYLIRSLHEQGAPIDIFGVGTKLAIGHPDAVLDGVYKLSEVNHLPTIKLSESLTKMNLPGKKQVFRVLNSDAQFLGADVIAAADENEAELSIMHHPFEPGKSKKIKGYPHEPLLFPVMKNGKSILPRPALQEIAAYARKRLQQLPPEYKRFEFPHAYKVGLSEKLLQLRDQLRAQYQHSWMNHDT; from the coding sequence ATGAATACATATTCTATTACCGGCAGCTATACGGATTTATATGAACTGGTGATGGCGCAGGCTTATTTTCTGGAAAACCGCCATCATACGCCGGCTGTATTCGATTATTTTTTCCGCAAAATCCCTTTCGATGGAGGGTATGTGATATTTGCCGGATTGCATGAGTTGCTGGATATACTGGAAGAATGGACTTTTTCCGAACAGGATATAGATTATCTGCGCGAGACATTGCACCTGCATCCGGACTTTCTGGATTATGTGCGTGAATTCCGCTTTAACGGCAACATATATGCCTGCAGGGAAGGAGAGGTGGTATTTCCTTTTGAGCCTGTGGTACGGGTGGAAGCTTCGATTCTCGAAGCACAGATGCTGGAAACCCTGTTGCTGAACATCCTGAACTTTCAGTCGCTGATCGCTACCAAAGCAGCCCGCATCCGGTACGTAAGCGGCGATAAAGTATTGAGTGAGTTTGGTTTCCGGCGCGCACAGGGGCTGGCCGGGATCATGGCTGCAAGAGCGGCTGTAATCGGAGGTTTTCAGTCAACCAGCAATGTATATGCCGGCGAACGATATGGTATTCCGGTAGTGGGCACCATGGCACACTCGTTTGTTCAAAGTTATGAAAGCGAACTCGCAGCATTCCGGGCTTTTGCCAGGCATCATCCGCAGGACTGTATTTTTCTGGTCGATACCTACGACACATTGCATAGTGGCATCCCAAATGCAATTGCAGTAGCCAAAGAAATGGAACAGGAAGGCAAACGTGCCCTGGGTATCCGACTCGACAGCGGCGACCTGGCTTACTTATCGCGCAAGGCACGTACCATGCTCGATGAGGCCGGATTGACGTACATGAAAATTGTCGTGTCTAATCAGCTGGATGAATATCTGATCCGCAGCCTGCACGAACAAGGTGCTCCGATTGATATCTTTGGCGTAGGCACCAAACTGGCCATCGGCCATCCCGATGCCGTGCTCGACGGAGTGTACAAGCTTAGCGAAGTGAATCATTTACCTACCATCAAATTATCGGAAAGCCTCACAAAAATGAATCTGCCCGGGAAAAAACAGGTATTTCGTGTGTTAAACTCCGATGCCCAGTTTCTGGGTGCCGATGTGATTGCCGCAGCAGACGAAAATGAAGCGGAGCTGTCGATCATGCACCATCCGTTTGAACCTGGTAAATCAAAAAAGATCAAAGGTTATCCGCATGAACCCTTGTTATTTCCTGTGATGAAAAATGGGAAAAGCATCTTACCCCGTCCTGCTCTTCAGGAAATTGCAGCCTATGCCCGGAAACGCCTGCAGCAGCTGCCTCCGGAATACAAACGGTTTGAATTCCCGCATGCATACAAAGTAGGTCTTAGTGAAAAGCTGCTGCAGCTGCGGGATCAGCTGCGGGCGCAATACCAGCATTCCTGGATGAATCATGATACTTAA
- a CDS encoding HIT family protein, with protein MNCPFCLKTEADFFMETSRFAAIYNLAPIVPGHSLIIPKQHIESLFDLPDEAFDEMMQFSRQIMKFLCDYFHTDAFDWAIQEKPPAGQSVAHLHLHLIPRYENDLPLPGDWYVQMVASEKQQIDIHTRARLSEEALKQMTERLKQAAAAYFTQNQTNIT; from the coding sequence ATGAATTGTCCGTTCTGCCTGAAAACCGAAGCTGATTTTTTTATGGAAACTTCCCGTTTTGCAGCCATCTATAATCTGGCACCCATAGTACCCGGACATTCACTGATCATTCCCAAACAACATATCGAAAGCCTGTTTGATTTGCCGGATGAAGCATTTGATGAAATGATGCAATTCAGCAGGCAAATCATGAAATTCCTTTGCGATTATTTTCACACCGATGCATTCGATTGGGCTATTCAGGAAAAGCCACCAGCAGGCCAGTCTGTCGCTCATCTCCACCTGCATCTGATTCCCCGATACGAGAATGATTTACCTTTGCCGGGCGACTGGTATGTGCAAATGGTTGCATCAGAGAAACAGCAAATTGATATTCACACACGTGCAAGGCTGAGTGAAGAGGCATTAAAGCAAATGACTGAAAGGCTAAAACAGGCTGCTGCAGCTTATTTTACACAAAACCAAACAAACATTACATGA
- a CDS encoding tRNA1(Val) (adenine(37)-N6)-methyltransferase encodes MKVTTDACVFGAYVAHFIRTHALMPANIVDVGTGTGLLSLMLAQQLIPPYQIMALETDEAAWEQARENFALSPWSDHLQAVHADARSWISVKPVDLIISNPPFFHRQLSSVNEKRALAFHDHQLRLEELLCFADQHLADTGWLAVLLPTQRKKELYHVAFLHGLFLIDECRMYARMGMQNPHVVAQIYSKQKTHFNSTALTYQDHQGNYTSLFRQWLSPYYLYL; translated from the coding sequence ATGAAAGTAACTACCGATGCCTGTGTATTTGGGGCGTATGTAGCGCATTTCATTCGTACGCATGCCCTGATGCCCGCAAATATTGTGGATGTAGGTACCGGTACAGGCCTGCTTTCGCTGATGCTTGCGCAGCAACTGATTCCACCTTATCAGATTATGGCATTGGAAACTGATGAAGCTGCCTGGGAGCAAGCCAGAGAGAATTTTGCTCTTAGCCCCTGGAGCGATCATCTGCAAGCTGTTCATGCAGATGCGCGTTCATGGATCAGTGTAAAACCAGTGGATCTTATCATCAGCAATCCGCCTTTTTTTCATCGACAGCTTTCTTCAGTGAATGAGAAAAGAGCGCTGGCCTTTCATGATCATCAGCTCAGGCTGGAGGAGCTGCTGTGTTTTGCAGATCAGCATCTTGCAGATACTGGATGGCTTGCCGTGCTGCTCCCGACTCAACGTAAAAAGGAATTGTATCATGTAGCTTTTTTGCATGGATTATTTCTGATTGACGAATGCCGGATGTATGCCCGCATGGGCATGCAAAATCCACATGTAGTCGCACAGATATATTCTAAGCAAAAAACACATTTTAATTCAACAGCATTAACTTATCAGGATCATCAGGGCAATTACACTTCGTTGTTCAGGCAATGGCTGAGTCCTTATTACTTGTATCTGTAA